The Heyndrickxia vini genome contains a region encoding:
- a CDS encoding MFS transporter — MSYIERGTKNFRMASLALFAGGFNTFAILWSTQPLLPEIAKEFHLSPAISSLTLSSTTIALAISMLLVGSLSEVYGRKSVMTVSLVASSILAILTALSPNFHLLLLFRILQGIVLAGLPAIAMAYLGEEIDPKSLGMAMGLYISGNSIGGMGGRIISGVLTDYFNWHIALIGIGIISLLASLLFWLVLPNSTHFQPRAFEVRKLGKSLFSQFKEPGLIYLFVIGFLLMGSFVTLYNYIGFQLIAPPYSLSQTLVGFIFIVYIVGTFSSTWMGILADHHGRKRMIQVSLFILLIGAIITLNTNLLLKIVGIAIFTFGFFAGHSIASGWVGKLSTHDKAQASSLYLFFYYAGSSIGGTAGGTFYSDFGWIGVVSMIVIFSLIAIVCSIRLGVITKKKLHLSSHIA, encoded by the coding sequence ATGAGTTATATCGAACGTGGAACAAAAAACTTTCGAATGGCAAGCTTAGCTTTGTTTGCTGGGGGATTTAATACCTTTGCAATACTTTGGAGTACACAACCATTATTGCCCGAGATTGCTAAAGAGTTCCACCTTTCACCGGCTATATCCAGTTTAACATTATCATCAACAACAATTGCTTTAGCAATTAGTATGCTCCTTGTAGGATCATTATCAGAAGTGTACGGAAGAAAATCAGTAATGACCGTTTCTTTAGTGGCATCCTCTATTTTAGCTATTTTGACGGCATTAAGCCCTAATTTTCATTTACTTTTACTCTTTCGGATTTTACAAGGTATTGTACTAGCAGGATTGCCGGCCATCGCGATGGCTTATTTAGGGGAAGAAATAGACCCAAAAAGTCTTGGAATGGCGATGGGCTTATATATAAGCGGGAACTCGATAGGTGGTATGGGTGGACGAATCATTAGCGGTGTGTTAACGGATTATTTTAATTGGCATATTGCACTAATAGGTATTGGTATTATAAGTTTATTAGCTAGTTTGTTATTTTGGCTTGTGTTACCGAATTCAACTCATTTTCAACCTAGAGCGTTTGAAGTAAGGAAATTAGGTAAATCACTTTTCAGCCAATTTAAGGAACCGGGACTTATTTACTTATTTGTGATTGGCTTTTTATTAATGGGAAGCTTTGTAACACTTTATAATTATATAGGATTTCAGCTAATCGCACCCCCATACTCTTTAAGTCAAACTTTAGTCGGCTTTATTTTTATTGTATACATTGTGGGTACATTCAGTTCAACATGGATGGGGATATTAGCAGATCACCATGGTCGCAAAAGAATGATACAAGTTTCATTATTTATATTATTAATCGGTGCAATAATTACATTGAATACTAATCTTTTGTTGAAAATTGTCGGGATTGCCATTTTTACCTTTGGTTTCTTTGCTGGACATTCAATAGCGAGCGGCTGGGTCGGCAAACTTTCGACTCATGATAAAGCCCAGGCATCATCATTGTATTTATTTTTCTATTACGCCGGCTCTAGTATCGGCGGGACCGCAGGTGGGACATTTTATAGTGATTTTGGCTGGATCGGTGTTGTTAGTATGATTGTCATTTTTTCTTTAATTGCAATCGTTTGTTCTATTCGCTTGGGTGTAATTACAAAGAAAAAACTGCACTTGTCTTCGCATATTGCTTAA
- a CDS encoding LysR family transcriptional regulator, producing MEWHQIQYFQVVAKTEHFTRAAEILSVSQPALSRSISKLEEELGVALFDRKGRNIILNKYGRMFLHRVERSIKEIENGIEEIQQALHPENGTVSLAFLHSLGISFVPEIVSSFQSLYPNVKFQLNQASSLSVLEQLEAGEIDVAFVSLHQEHKDIVRLPLIIEELFIIVSVHHPLAKQDSVNLQDIKDEPFIAFKDGYGLRTITDQLCVQSNFTPKVVFEGEEIGTVAGLVGAKLGVSLVPNLSILDKNKVKLLRVAKPLCTRTIGIAWKEGRYLSPVTKRFIQYVKNQGNQFNSSSCEDMEHY from the coding sequence ATGGAATGGCATCAAATTCAATATTTTCAAGTCGTTGCAAAAACAGAACATTTTACTCGTGCGGCGGAAATACTTTCCGTTTCTCAGCCAGCTTTAAGCAGATCCATTTCGAAGCTTGAAGAGGAGTTAGGTGTTGCATTATTTGACCGTAAAGGAAGAAACATAATTTTAAATAAGTACGGAAGAATGTTTCTTCATCGAGTGGAGCGTTCAATTAAAGAAATCGAGAATGGGATTGAAGAAATACAACAAGCATTACATCCGGAAAACGGAACAGTATCGTTAGCATTTCTTCATTCGCTCGGAATTAGTTTTGTCCCTGAAATCGTCAGTTCTTTCCAAAGTCTATATCCTAATGTAAAGTTTCAATTGAATCAGGCATCATCACTTTCAGTTTTAGAACAGTTGGAAGCGGGTGAAATCGATGTCGCCTTTGTTTCGTTGCATCAAGAACATAAGGATATTGTGAGGCTGCCTTTGATTATAGAGGAGTTATTTATCATCGTATCTGTCCATCATCCATTAGCAAAACAAGACTCAGTAAATTTACAGGATATAAAAGATGAACCGTTCATCGCATTTAAAGATGGATACGGTTTGAGAACGATTACGGATCAGCTTTGTGTACAGTCTAATTTTACACCAAAAGTTGTTTTTGAAGGCGAAGAAATTGGAACGGTTGCAGGACTTGTCGGAGCAAAATTAGGAGTATCACTTGTCCCTAATTTAAGTATTTTGGACAAAAATAAAGTGAAGTTACTTCGGGTCGCTAAGCCGTTATGTACTCGTACAATAGGGATTGCTTGGAAAGAAGGCCGTTATTTATCACCTGTAACAAAACGATTTATTCAATATGTAAAAAATCAAGGTAACCAGTTTAATAGTTCCAGTTGTGAGGACATGGAACATTATTAG
- a CDS encoding DUF817 domain-containing protein, protein MRALIQLVHFGWKQALSCLFPVVIFASLALTQIIPLPFLPRYDWLLIICLLMQWWMVKSGLETMDELKVISLFHLIGLALELFKVHMGSWSYPEEGYFKIFGVPLYSGFMYASVASYLCQAWRRLNVELVKWPPFVFVVPLAAAIYLNFFTHHYWIDIRLWLSGLVIIVFWKSWVIYEVNGTRYRMPLALSFVLIGFFIWIAENIATFFGAWTYPNQTEAWSLVHLGKVSSWLLLVIVSFLIVATLKQVKGKSSISTDGQSL, encoded by the coding sequence ATGAGAGCACTAATACAACTTGTTCATTTTGGATGGAAACAAGCATTATCATGTTTGTTTCCTGTCGTTATTTTTGCCTCTTTGGCTCTTACACAAATCATCCCACTTCCCTTCCTGCCGCGGTATGACTGGCTACTAATCATTTGCCTTCTTATGCAATGGTGGATGGTGAAATCTGGGCTTGAAACAATGGATGAACTAAAGGTAATCTCATTGTTTCACCTTATTGGACTTGCTCTTGAACTTTTCAAGGTACATATGGGCTCTTGGTCTTATCCTGAGGAAGGGTACTTCAAAATATTTGGAGTACCTTTGTATAGCGGATTCATGTATGCAAGTGTAGCGAGTTATCTTTGCCAAGCGTGGAGGAGGTTGAATGTTGAGCTGGTTAAATGGCCTCCTTTTGTGTTCGTTGTCCCGCTTGCGGCCGCGATTTATTTAAACTTCTTCACTCACCACTACTGGATTGATATCCGTTTATGGTTATCCGGACTTGTTATTATCGTTTTTTGGAAATCGTGGGTTATATACGAGGTTAATGGTACTCGTTACCGCATGCCTCTCGCACTTTCTTTTGTGCTTATCGGCTTTTTTATTTGGATAGCCGAAAATATCGCAACGTTCTTTGGAGCTTGGACGTATCCAAACCAAACCGAAGCATGGAGTCTCGTTCATCTAGGTAAGGTAAGTTCATGGCTCTTATTAGTGATTGTCAGCTTTCTTATTGTAGCTACGTTAAAGCAAGTGAAGGGGAAAAGCTCCATTAGTACGGATGGTCAATCTTTATAA
- a CDS encoding helix-turn-helix domain-containing protein: protein MAIIINIDVMLAKRKMSVTELSERVGITMANLSILKNGKAKAIRLSTLEGICKALECQPGDILEYRSDEVSQD, encoded by the coding sequence ATGGCAATTATAATAAATATTGATGTGATGCTTGCTAAAAGAAAAATGAGTGTTACTGAACTTTCAGAAAGGGTTGGAATAACAATGGCAAACCTTTCGATATTGAAAAATGGAAAGGCAAAAGCCATTCGATTATCAACTTTAGAGGGAATTTGTAAGGCTTTAGAATGTCAGCCCGGAGATATTTTAGAATACCGAAGTGATGAAGTCTCTCAAGATTAA
- a CDS encoding DUF2975 domain-containing protein, whose translation MKRVSTLFLKIAVIFIGIPILAMCIFLVPELGNLAAKLLPEFTYIKYFVFVVFYASVIPFYFALYQAFKLLRFIDKNKAFSQISVTSLERIKYCAITISCLHILVLPLFYLFADKDDAPGVVFIGLVVPFASLVIAVFAAVLQKLLKEAIDIKSENDLTV comes from the coding sequence ATGAAACGAGTGTCAACGCTCTTTTTGAAGATAGCTGTGATTTTTATTGGAATTCCGATTCTTGCTATGTGCATATTTTTGGTGCCTGAGTTAGGAAATCTTGCAGCAAAATTATTACCTGAGTTTACTTATATAAAATATTTCGTTTTCGTCGTATTTTATGCATCAGTGATTCCTTTTTACTTTGCTTTGTATCAGGCTTTCAAACTTCTACGCTTTATTGACAAAAATAAAGCTTTCTCGCAAATTTCTGTTACATCTTTAGAGAGAATCAAATACTGTGCCATCACAATCAGTTGCTTACATATTCTAGTCTTACCGCTCTTCTATCTATTTGCGGATAAAGATGATGCCCCAGGTGTAGTCTTTATCGGTTTAGTAGTTCCTTTTGCTTCATTGGTGATCGCGGTCTTTGCCGCTGTTCTACAAAAACTGTTAAAAGAAGCGATTGATATAAAATCAGAAAATGACTTAACGGTCTGA